One genomic region from Rosa rugosa chromosome 1, drRosRugo1.1, whole genome shotgun sequence encodes:
- the LOC133738787 gene encoding glucan endo-1,3-beta-glucosidase 14-like has translation MQCSFIVNIPKRQMECFSSSLLRLLLLFIISTSFLNVDATFTGTYGVNYGRIADNIPSPHSVVTLLKAAKIKNIRIYDAAPEVLTAFKGSGIEIVVGLGNEFLKEISIAEDRATTWIKEKVQPYLPGTHISGIAVGNEILGGTDVVLWEVLLPAVKNVYSALGQLGLASSIEVSSPHSEAVFANSYPPSACIFREDIAGYMKPLLEFFSQIKSPFYINAYPFLAYKSDPEHINLNYALFKSNPGILDTKTNLHYDNMFDAMVDASYFALEKAGYDKMEVIVSETGWASKGDPDEAGADAKNARTYNLNLKKRLAKKKGTPHRPKMVVKAYIFALFNENLKPGPTSERNFGLFKADGSISYDIGFTGLVAPNAASSSLLNYKGMGFRGWFQSSHTWVFTSCAAVLLLMLSS, from the exons ATGCAATGCTCTTTCATCGTTAATATTCCCAAAAGACAAATGGAGTGCTTCTCTTCCTCCCTCCTCCGGTTGCTTCTTCTCTTCATCATCAGTACTTCATTTCTCAATG TTGATGCAACGTTTACTGGAACATATGGAGTAAACTATGGCAGGATAGCAGACAACATACCATCACCTCATAGTGTGGTGACACTTCTCAAAGCAGCGAAGATCAAGAACATCAGAATATATGATGCTGCACCTGAAGTCCTCACCGCCTTCAAGGGATCAGGAATCGAAATAGTTGTTGGACTTGGCAATGAGTTCCTTAAGGAAATCAGCATAGCCGAGGATCGCGCCACGACTTGGATCAAAGAGAAGGTCCAGCCATACCTACCAGGGACTCACATTTCCGGAATAGCAGTCGGGAATGAGATCTTGGGGGGGACTGATGTGGTACTCTGGGAGGTCTTGTTGCCTGCAGTGAAGAATGTGTATAGTGCTCTTGGCCAGCTTGGTTTGGCTAGCAGCATTGAGGTCTCAAGTCCACATTCTGAGGCTGTTTTTGCTAATTCTTACCCACCATCTGCTTGCATTTTTAGAGAAGATATTGCTGGTTACATGAAGCCACTTCTGGAGTTCTTTTCGCAGATTAAATCTCCGTTTTACATAAACGCATATCCATTCCTTGCTTATAAGAGTGACCCTGAGCACATTAACCTCAACTATGCTCTATTCAAGTCAAATCCCGGAATTCTAGACACAAAGACTAATCTCCACTATGACAACATGTTCGATGCCATGGTTGATGCATCTTATTTCGCTTTGGAGAAGGCTGGATATGACAAGATGGAAGTCATAGTATCCGAAACTGGTTGGGCATCCAAGGGGGACCCAGATGAAGCAGGAGCAGATGCGAAAAATGCCAGGACTTACAACTTGAATTTGAAGAAAAGGCTGGCCAAGAAGAAGGGGACTCCTCATAGGCCAAAGATGGTGGTGAAAGCCTATATTTTTGCTTTGTTCAATGAGAACTTGAAACCGGGGCCAACGTCGGAGAGGAATTTCGGATTGTTCAAAGCAGATGGGAGCATTTCGTATGACATTGGGTTCACTGGACTTGTTGCACCAAACGCAGCATCCTCATCTCTTCTTAATTACAAG GGCATGGGATTTCGAGGTTGGTTTCAATCTTCGCATACCTGGGTTTTCACAAGTTGTGCTGCTGTTCTGCTTCTAATGTTATCGTCATAA
- the LOC133725106 gene encoding methyl-CpG-binding domain-containing protein 11-like isoform X1, which produces MCTAIPCFQRGCFRNSTHDHQVATARHSVSANILPKKGVTPRKNDVTFISPTGEEINNKKQLEQYLKSHPGNPALSEFDWSTGETPRRSSRISEKVKSTPPPENEPPKKRGRKSSGSKDNKVETTDAEHGTNDTEMKDAEVAEKKDGEAEKQVENGGKAPEETDQIKTTDTKTEETIPEDGKETQTDVMETQGGEKDEKSNSVASEEQPAEVALATEVTENNKEKVPQAEGEEGNGSTDKKQDNTTAAVNIEENGAPEKENLKGIAPSVEEEIKGKQDVPEVDGKSDAPAEEKVKTKDGEVVENGKVDQVVKPDAA; this is translated from the exons ATGTGCACAGCCATACCCTGTTTTCAGAGAGGTTGTTTCCGGAACTCGACCCACGACCATCAGGTTGCTACGGCAAGGCATTCTGTTTCTGCCAAT ATTTTACCCAAGAAGGGAGTTACACCAAGGAAAAATGATGTCACATTCATTTCTCCAACTGGGGAGGAGATTAACAATAAAAAACAACTGGAGCAGTACCTAAAATCACATCCTGGTAACCCTGCATTGTCGGAGTTTGATTGGAGCACAGGTGAAACCCCTAGGAGATCATCCAGGATCAGTGAAAAGGTCAAGTCGACTCCCCCACCAGAGAATGAGCCTCCAAAGAAAAGAGGCCGGAAATCATCAGGTTCAAAGGACAATAAAGTGGAGACTACTGATGCAGAACATGGTACGAATGACACTGAAATGAAAGATGCAGAGGTAGCTGAGAAGAAAGATGGAGAAGCTGAGAAACAGGTTGAGAATGGAGGAAAAGCACCAGAAGAAACTGACCAAATTAAGACCACAGATACCAAAACTGAAGAAACTATCCCAGAGGATGGTAAGGAGACTCAGACTGATGTTATGGAAACTCAAGGTGGAGAGAAAGATGAAAAGTCAAACAGTGTTGCATCAGAGGAACAACCTGCTGAAGTAGCTTTGGCTACTGAGGTAACTGAAAACAACAAGGAAAAGGTGCCACAAGCTGAGGGAGAGGAAGGAAATGGCTCTACTGACAAGAAACAGGACAACACAACAGCTGCTGTGAACATTGAAGAAAATGGAGCACCAGAGAAAGAGAATCTGAAGGGAATAGCACCATCTGTGGAGGAAGAGATCAAAGGGAAACAAGATGTACCAGAGGTCGATGGGAAAAGCGATGCTCCAGCTGAGGAGAAAGTTAAGACAAAGGATGGGGAGGTAGTTGAAAATGGTAAGGTTGACCAAGTGGTTAAACCTGATGCTGCATAA
- the LOC133725106 gene encoding methyl-CpG-binding domain-containing protein 11-like isoform X2, with the protein MENKVDEVVAVELPAPPAWKKKILPKKGVTPRKNDVTFISPTGEEINNKKQLEQYLKSHPGNPALSEFDWSTGETPRRSSRISEKVKSTPPPENEPPKKRGRKSSGSKDNKVETTDAEHGTNDTEMKDAEVAEKKDGEAEKQVENGGKAPEETDQIKTTDTKTEETIPEDGKETQTDVMETQGGEKDEKSNSVASEEQPAEVALATEVTENNKEKVPQAEGEEGNGSTDKKQDNTTAAVNIEENGAPEKENLKGIAPSVEEEIKGKQDVPEVDGKSDAPAEEKVKTKDGEVVENGKVDQVVKPDAA; encoded by the exons ATGGAGAACAAAGTGGATGAGGTTGTTGCTGTTGAGCTCCCTGCTCCTCCTGCTTGGAAGAAGAAG ATTTTACCCAAGAAGGGAGTTACACCAAGGAAAAATGATGTCACATTCATTTCTCCAACTGGGGAGGAGATTAACAATAAAAAACAACTGGAGCAGTACCTAAAATCACATCCTGGTAACCCTGCATTGTCGGAGTTTGATTGGAGCACAGGTGAAACCCCTAGGAGATCATCCAGGATCAGTGAAAAGGTCAAGTCGACTCCCCCACCAGAGAATGAGCCTCCAAAGAAAAGAGGCCGGAAATCATCAGGTTCAAAGGACAATAAAGTGGAGACTACTGATGCAGAACATGGTACGAATGACACTGAAATGAAAGATGCAGAGGTAGCTGAGAAGAAAGATGGAGAAGCTGAGAAACAGGTTGAGAATGGAGGAAAAGCACCAGAAGAAACTGACCAAATTAAGACCACAGATACCAAAACTGAAGAAACTATCCCAGAGGATGGTAAGGAGACTCAGACTGATGTTATGGAAACTCAAGGTGGAGAGAAAGATGAAAAGTCAAACAGTGTTGCATCAGAGGAACAACCTGCTGAAGTAGCTTTGGCTACTGAGGTAACTGAAAACAACAAGGAAAAGGTGCCACAAGCTGAGGGAGAGGAAGGAAATGGCTCTACTGACAAGAAACAGGACAACACAACAGCTGCTGTGAACATTGAAGAAAATGGAGCACCAGAGAAAGAGAATCTGAAGGGAATAGCACCATCTGTGGAGGAAGAGATCAAAGGGAAACAAGATGTACCAGAGGTCGATGGGAAAAGCGATGCTCCAGCTGAGGAGAAAGTTAAGACAAAGGATGGGGAGGTAGTTGAAAATGGTAAGGTTGACCAAGTGGTTAAACCTGATGCTGCATAA